In one Fusarium keratoplasticum isolate Fu6.1 chromosome 5, whole genome shotgun sequence genomic region, the following are encoded:
- a CDS encoding Endo-chitosanase: MLYQSLIPLLLASSASALQVPSNVRTFYNQLKAKGTCTNKLATGFFDSKFDDGKTSYCGDHLEDYGIVYLQGEGGTFSNMDVDCDGAQGGPQDDGRCGESTTTIPTTSIKYIIEGYNVGISDLNPHEHSFVVFGNSGTKPGWKTFDPREHGVQKASLMAVVCGDKMFYGIWGDSNGDHGDRPSVGEASLSLATACYGKGMQAGTGSNTSHDEEDVLYIAFTGADAVPGAKGAAWAAGNFDDFHASLVGLGNKLIKRIGGGGDDCSWPGHCQGASCKVAQDCADALTCVNGKCA; this comes from the exons ATGTTGTATCAAAGCCTCATCCCGCTGCTCCTTGCGTCTTCGGCATCTGCGCTCCAAGTCCCCAGCAACGTCCGCACATTCTACAACCAGCTCAAAGCAAAGGGCACATGCACCAACAAGCTAGCCACCGGCTTCTTTGACTCCAAATTCGACGATGGCA AAACGTCGTACTGCGGCGACCACCTTGAGGACTACGGCATCGTCTACCTTCAAGGTGAAGGGGGTACGTTTTCCAACATGGACGTCGACTGCGACGGCGCTCAAGGGGGGCCTCAAGACGATGGCCGTTGCGGCGAGTCGACAACCACTATCCCGACGACATCTATCAAGTACATCATCGAGGGGTACAACGTCGGCATCAGCGATTTAAACCCCCATGAACACTCGTTCGTCGTCTTTGGAAACTCAGGTACCAAGCCTGGCTGGAAGACGTTTGATCCGCGTGAGCACGGCGTCCAGAAGGCCAGCCTCATGGCGGTTGTCTGTGGAGACAAGATG TTCTACGGCATCTGGGGTGACTCAAACGGCGACCACGGCGATCGTCCCAGCGTCGGTGAAGCATCCCTCTCTCTTGCAACAGCCTGCTACGGCAAGGGGATGCAAGCAGGCACAGGCTCCAACACAAGccacgacgaggaggacgtcCTATACATTGCTTTCACCGGTGCAGATGCAGTTCCAGGCGCTAAAGGAGCTGCCTGGGCTGCAGGCAACTTTGACGATTTCCACGCCAGCCTGGTCGGACTAGGCAACAAGCTCATTAAGCGCATCGGTGGTGGCGGAGATGACTGTTCGTGGCCTGGACACTGTCAAG GCGCTTCTTGCAAGGTTGCTCAGGACTGCGCCGATGCACTCACTTGTGTAAACGGGAAGTGTGCGTAA
- a CDS encoding Cytochrome c oxidase assembly protein COX16, mitochondrial has protein sequence MPTFQSKKFRSAADMNKIGMRYRTVMNKHPFLMFGLPFMAVIVAGSFVLTPATAVRYERHDRKVRQMTKDEELNVRRSARKVDMKEEYYRLAGRDLDNWEQKRVERLKGENDGILD, from the exons ATGCCGACGTTTCAGAGCAAAAAGTTCCGGTCGGCGGCCGACATGAACAAGATCGGCATGCGGTACCGCACCGTCATGAACAAGCACCCCTTCCTCATGTTCGGCCTGCCCTTCATGgccgtcatcgtcgctgGCTCCTTCGTCCTCACCCCGGCCACCGCCGTCCGCTACGAGCGCCATGATCGCAAGGTCCGCCAGAtgaccaaggacgaggagctcaacgtCCGCCGCTCCGCGAGAAAGGTGGACATGAAGGAGGAGTACTAC CGGCTTGCTGGTAGAGATCTCGATAACTGGGAGCAGAAGCGTGTAGAGCGGCTCAAGGGTGAGAATGACGGTATCCTTGATTGA